A genomic window from Glycine max cultivar Williams 82 chromosome 17, Glycine_max_v4.0, whole genome shotgun sequence includes:
- the LOC100500054 gene encoding AP-2 complex subunit sigma-like: MIRFILLQNRQGKTRLAKYYVPLEDSEKHKVEYEVHRLVVNRDPKYTNFVEFRTHKIIYRRYAGLFFSLCVDITDNELAYLECIHLFVEILDHFFSNVCELDLVFNFHKVYLILDEFILAGELQETSKKAIIERMGELEKLE, from the exons ATG ATCCGATTCATTCTGTTGCAGAACAGGCAGGGCAAGACCCGTCTTGCCAAATACTACGTTCCTCTCGAGGACTCCGAGAAGCACAAGGTCGAATACGAG GTTCATCGGCTCGTCGTAAACAGAGACCCTAAATACACAAATTTCGTCGAG TTTCGTACGCACAAGATAATATACAGGCGATATGCTGGGTTATTTTTCTCACTCTGTGTTGATATCACTGATAATGAGTTGGCGTATTTAGAGTGCATCCATTTGTTTGTGGAAATATTGGATCACTTCTTCAGCAATGTCTGTGAGCTCGATTTGGTTTTTAACTTCCACAAG GTCTATCTTATACTTGATGAATTCATTCTAGCGGGTGAACTGCAAGAAACAAGCAAGAAG GCTATCATTGAGAGAATGGGGGAACTTGAAAAACTAGAATGA